The genome window AGTCCGAAGACAGCCACTCAGGCGTGGTCGGCGCCGACCAGCTCCTCCGCCTGCTCCTGGCTGCGGCGCTCGTCGCGCACCGCGGCGATCTGCGTGCGGCCCCAGCGCTCGGAGAAGCCGTAGCGGCGGCCCAGCGCCACTCCGCTCAGCGGCTGGCCGTCCTCCAGGGAGCGGCGGTAGTCGCGGCGGGCGGCCTCGCGCTTGTCCTGGTCGGTCATCTGATCCGGCTTCACGACGGGCAGGACCTCCGTCTTCTCGCCCGGGTCCTCGTCCTTCCCGGCGGTGCCCATCCGGGCGGTCGCCGACTCGTCGGCCTTGCTGCTGGACGAGTCGTCGGGCTTCTCCTCGGCGGCTGCCTTCCCGGCGTCGCCTTCGGTGGTCTCCACCGAGACGGTTTCGCTCGCCTTCGCGAGAGCCGGCTCGGCGGTCTCCTCGGCCTTGTCCGCCGCCGTCTCAGGCAGCGGGTCGGCAGCCTCGCCGGACTCCGGTGCCTGCGCAGCCGCGGGCCTGTCGTCGCTCTCCGCCGGCGCAGGGACTTCCCCAGCGGCCTTCGCGGGCTCGCGGTGGTCGGCGGGCGCGCCGGCCGCCGCGGCGGGCGCGCCGGCCTTCGCGGAGGGCACCTCGGGCTCGCCGCTCGCCTTCGGCTCGGCCGGGACGTGCGGGACCGGCTCCGGCCTGGGCGCGCTCGGCGCGAAGGGCACCGCCCGCTCCCGCTCCTCGACCGCGGCCACCGGCCGCGCGACAGGCGCGGTCGGTGCCACGGCGACCGTCGGAGCCTCCGCCGGTTCCGTCGCGGCCACCGCCTGCTGCCGCGCGGGTTGCCCCTGCGGCGCGGCCGTCGTTGCGACGTCGCGCGGCGGCTCGACGAAAGCGGGCGACTCGGTCGAGACCGTGGTCGACGTGCCGAGCCCGGCGATCTCGGAGACCGGGATGTCGGTGACCTGCCTGCGGAACGCCACCGAAGTGCCGCCGCGGTCGACCAGCCACCTCAGCAGCAGGAGCCCGGGGCGCAGCCGCAAACGGCGCTTGCCGTGCCGCTCCTCGTAGTCGGCGCGCAGCTCGGCGAGCACGACGTCGAACACGGCCACCGCGGCGACCGGGAGCCCGGCGGCGACGATGCGCGCCTCCGGCGTCGTCTGGTGGATCCAGTTGATCCACGAGCTGATCGCGGTGAAGATCCACATCAGCAGCCGGCCGCGCAGGGCGCTGCGGCCGTGGATGGAGGCCCGGTAGGTGATCAGCGTGGCGCCGAAGGCGGCGCCGTCGAAGGTCGCCGGGATCAGCCACGCCGACCAGTAGCTGAAGCCGACCATCTGGTCCTGGCCGTATGCGTGCAGGCCGACGAAGCTGGCGCCCCAGCCCATCACCGCGGCCATCGCCACGAAGCCCAGCGCCGCGCGGGAGAGCCAGAGGCCCTTGCTCTTGCTCGTGTTCTGCTGGTCGCTCAAGGTTCATCCTCAGACAGCCGGTCCATGAGCAGTGCCGCGCGGTGGTGCGTGATCGTCGCGGGGCACCGGTGAATCCTAGAGACAGTCGAACACGAACGAGTGACACCCCATCGGTCACTCGAAGCGGTGCAGGTCGCCGCGGTCGCGGACCTCCGCGACGCACCGGTCACTCGACGTCGAGCACGGCCTTACCAGTGACTTCCCTTCCGAGCAGCGCCTTGGCGGCCTCGTCGTAGCGCAACCACGAACCGCGCCAGCCGATGTCGGCGGTCAGCTCTCCCGCGGCGATCAGGCCAGTCAGATATTCAAGATCCGTTCTCAGATCGGTACCCATCCGGAAAGCGGTCAGCGACTTGGCGGGACCCACCGTCGAGTACGGCGGGAAGGTCGCGGGCTCGCCGGAGGTCCAGCCGATGCTCTGCACGACACCGCCGGGCTCCAGCAGCTCCCACGCCCGCACGAGCTGCGGACCGCCGACGTTGTCGATCACCACGTCGAACGGCCCCACGTCGTCGAGACGGCTCACCACCTCGTGCGCGCCCAGCTCGGCAAGGCCCGCACCGCGACCGGAGAGCGCGACCACGTGCGCGCCACCCCGCGCCGCCAATTGCACCGCGAACCGGCCGACACCGCCTGACGCACCGGTCACCAGCACGCGGCGCCCGAGCAGCGGGCCCGACCGGTGCAGCGCACGCAGCGCCGTCACGCCCGCGGCCGGGACGGCGGAGGCCACCGCGAGCGACACGTCGTCGGGCACCACGGCCAGCTCGCCGACAGGCACCGCGCGCAGCTGCGCCCACGCCCCGCCGAGGCCGAAGGTCACCACCCGGGAGCCGACGGCCGGACCGGAGCCGTCGGCGGCCGCGCGCGCGACGACACCCGAGGCGTCCCAGCCGTGCACCGCGCCGGGCTCGGCCTCCGGCGCCCGCGCGAAGGCGACCTCGCCGTGGTTCAGCGACACGTGCTCGACGTCGACCAGCACCTCGTTCGCGGCGGGCACCGGATCCGGGGCGTCGCCGAGGGACAGGCCGGACGCGGTGCCCGGCGTGGTCAGGAGTGCGCGCATGACGACCTCTCTCGCGGTGATCGGACGGTGCACCACAACCGCACTCCGGGTGACGCTATTCCGGCGAACGGGTGTGATCCCGCGACCAGGACACCGGAAAGGCGACAGGCCCCGGCACGGAGCACCG of Saccharopolyspora erythraea contains these proteins:
- a CDS encoding DUF2637 domain-containing protein, with the protein product MSDQQNTSKSKGLWLSRAALGFVAMAAVMGWGASFVGLHAYGQDQMVGFSYWSAWLIPATFDGAAFGATLITYRASIHGRSALRGRLLMWIFTAISSWINWIHQTTPEARIVAAGLPVAAVAVFDVVLAELRADYEERHGKRRLRLRPGLLLLRWLVDRGGTSVAFRRQVTDIPVSEIAGLGTSTTVSTESPAFVEPPRDVATTAAPQGQPARQQAVAATEPAEAPTVAVAPTAPVARPVAAVEERERAVPFAPSAPRPEPVPHVPAEPKASGEPEVPSAKAGAPAAAAGAPADHREPAKAAGEVPAPAESDDRPAAAQAPESGEAADPLPETAADKAEETAEPALAKASETVSVETTEGDAGKAAAEEKPDDSSSSKADESATARMGTAGKDEDPGEKTEVLPVVKPDQMTDQDKREAARRDYRRSLEDGQPLSGVALGRRYGFSERWGRTQIAAVRDERRSQEQAEELVGADHA
- a CDS encoding zinc-binding dehydrogenase — translated: MRALLTTPGTASGLSLGDAPDPVPAANEVLVDVEHVSLNHGEVAFARAPEAEPGAVHGWDASGVVARAAADGSGPAVGSRVVTFGLGGAWAQLRAVPVGELAVVPDDVSLAVASAVPAAGVTALRALHRSGPLLGRRVLVTGASGGVGRFAVQLAARGGAHVVALSGRGAGLAELGAHEVVSRLDDVGPFDVVIDNVGGPQLVRAWELLEPGGVVQSIGWTSGEPATFPPYSTVGPAKSLTAFRMGTDLRTDLEYLTGLIAAGELTADIGWRGSWLRYDEAAKALLGREVTGKAVLDVE